From Dechloromonas sp. A34:
GTCGCCCTATCTGGTCGCGCTGGTCATGCCGGGCTCAGTGCTGTTGCTGCCGGCCTACGCGTGGTGGCTGGACCGTCGTCGCCTCAGGCGGGACGACTAGCCTCGTCGGCGCGTTCGTGCCAGGGGGCCACTTTCAGCAACAGGATCATGCCCGGGACGGCCAGTCCGGCGCATAACCAGTAGAAATTGAACCAGCCCAGTGTTTCGACCAGCCAGCCGGCTGAGGCATTGATGAAAGTGCGCGGTACGGCCGCCAGGCTGGTGAACAGGGCCAACTGGGTAGCCGTGTAGGCGGGATGCGTCGATCGGGCGATGAAGGCGACGAAGGCTGCCGTACCCAAGCCGACGCCAAGGGCTTCAAGACCAATGACAAAGGCCAGGGCCAGACGTTCGCTGGCGCCGATGCTGTCGTAATGGCCCTGGGCAGCCAGCCAGGCAAAGCCGAAGATCGATACCAACTGGACTACCCCGAACAGCCAGAGGGCGCGATTGATACCCAACCGGACCATCCACAGCCCGCCGAGCAGGGCGCCGATCACTGCCGGCCAGAGCCCGGCATGCTTGGCGATCAGCCCAATGTCGGTCTTGGTGAAGCCCATGTCGAGGTAGAACGGCGTGGCGAGAGCCGTGCACAGGCTGTCGCCGAGCTTGTAGAGAAAGATGAAGCCGAGCACCATGGCTGCCCCGCGCCAGCCCTGGCGGCCTACGAATTCGTGGAAAGGCTCGGTGACCGCCTGGCGCAGCGTCTTCGGCGCACCCTTGACGAGCGGCTCGCTGACCAGCCAGGCCATGGCCATACCTGGAATCATGAAGGCGCTGGTAATCCAGAACACTTCGTTCCACGGCAGGCGATCGGCGAG
This genomic window contains:
- a CDS encoding AmpG family muropeptide MFS transporter produces the protein MPAWLAALLTRKMLICIFTGFSSGLPLYLLLNLLPAWLRSEGVDLKTIGFFALIQFPYTWKFLWSPLLDRFSVPGFGRRRGWMLLTQIGLLFTIGFMGGLNPQQNIWPILWLATLLALLSGTQDIAIDAFRREILTDQELGLGNAVHVNAYRIAGLIPGSLSLILADRLPWNEVFWITSAFMIPGMAMAWLVSEPLVKGAPKTLRQAVTEPFHEFVGRQGWRGAAMVLGFIFLYKLGDSLCTALATPFYLDMGFTKTDIGLIAKHAGLWPAVIGALLGGLWMVRLGINRALWLFGVVQLVSIFGFAWLAAQGHYDSIGASERLALAFVIGLEALGVGLGTAAFVAFIARSTHPAYTATQLALFTSLAAVPRTFINASAGWLVETLGWFNFYWLCAGLAVPGMILLLKVAPWHERADEASRPA